The following coding sequences lie in one Silene latifolia isolate original U9 population chromosome 5, ASM4854445v1, whole genome shotgun sequence genomic window:
- the LOC141654856 gene encoding uncharacterized protein LOC141654856 has protein sequence MEVDMKLDHKEIALKYDVDLRPLSSSGHQVSIEFILEDEGTWVIDPCDENITRPINDEEPVINAIAMVFDPSGPNGCWVQEARSCLYTMSVEPIFQDRILDDLQAYIDQAVTDVCQISHDNNNQLYIIEFTVTIKYYYVNRVVEQDMERARGMDRFSMSEIDLDRRPADDDWVWVVDRVRDEYDDVDWGMAIDALEKVDNQGLVDGSECAICIQELLKSESVVKLGSCNHAFHEGCISEWYKKQASCPLCRSVTSHFA, from the coding sequence atggAAGTCGATATGAAGCTAGATCACAAAGAAATCGCATTAAAGTACGATGTTGATTTACGTCCATTATCATCGTCAGGGCATCAGGTGTCAATTGAGTTCATATTGGAAGACGAAGGGACGTGGGTTATCGATCCGTGCGACGAAAACATAACCAGGCCGATTAATGATGAAGAACCGGTAATCAATGCAATCGCCATGGTGTTCGATCCTAGTGGTCCTAATGGTTGTTGGGTACAAGAAGCTAGGTCTTGTTTATACACTATGAGCGTCGAACCGATTTTCCAAGACCGAATTCTAGATGACTTACAAGCTTACATAGACCAGGCGGTCACTGACGTTTGTCAAATTAGCCATGATAATAACAATCAGTTGTATATTATCGAGTTTACAGTGACAATTAAGTATTATTATGTCAATCGGGTCGTAGAGCAAGATATGGAGCGTGCCCGTGGAATGGACCGGTtcagtatgagtgaaattgattTGGACCGTAGGCCGGCTGATGACGATTGGGTATGGGTTGTGGATAGGGTAAGAGATGAATATGATGACGTGGATTGGGGTATGGCTATTGACGCGTTGGAGAAGGTCGATAATCAAGGATTGGTCGACGGAAGTGAATGCGCCATTTGTATTCAAGAGTTACTCAAGAGCGAGTCTGTTGTTAAGTTGGGATCGTGTAACCACGCGTTTCATGAGGGTTGTAT